Proteins from a genomic interval of Streptomyces sp. Tu6071:
- the murD gene encoding UDP-N-acetylmuramoyl-L-alanine--D-glutamate ligase has protein sequence MQIKHAHVLILGLGISGESAALLCAERGAHVTVHDQREAGTFTDARARLSAHPVDYQLGVTAPDPADYHLVVRSPGIPAHHPALSRAAEAQVPVWSEIELAHQLTPCPIVAVTGTNGKGTTTALIADMFHACGITAHRAGNMGIPLAPALSTAKPADVLVLEVSAAQLENVHAFAPSVAVITNIQPEHRNLYSWQTYHRIKAEILRRHTDASATVVSYDDPTARGLVTAVPGRLLYTSALGPLPASLDGVYVENGYVLAREDGRERALLTVADLSARGVLANVVSAAAAVILWGVGDRAIAEAARAYRGKEHVLEFVAERSGIAFYNDAKATNPYSTLHAVSAFEDRPLVLIAGGKDTKDADFTALAAPTMRRVRHLVLFGETAGAIHRALTDGGLDLPTTVTEDFTDATATARTLARPGDAVLFSPGTHTWDMTPDYLTRGVLFKQLVLS, from the coding sequence ATGCAGATCAAGCACGCCCACGTCCTGATCCTGGGCCTCGGCATCAGCGGCGAATCCGCCGCCCTCCTGTGCGCAGAACGCGGAGCCCACGTCACCGTCCACGACCAGCGCGAGGCCGGCACCTTCACCGATGCCCGCGCGCGCCTGTCCGCCCACCCGGTTGACTACCAGCTCGGTGTGACCGCGCCCGACCCCGCCGACTACCACCTCGTCGTCCGAAGCCCCGGCATACCTGCCCACCACCCGGCCCTCAGCCGCGCCGCCGAGGCCCAGGTCCCGGTCTGGAGCGAGATCGAACTCGCCCACCAGCTCACGCCCTGCCCGATCGTCGCGGTCACCGGGACCAACGGCAAGGGAACGACCACCGCGCTCATCGCGGACATGTTCCACGCCTGCGGCATCACTGCCCACCGCGCCGGGAACATGGGCATCCCGCTCGCCCCCGCGCTCTCCACCGCCAAACCCGCCGATGTCCTCGTCCTGGAGGTCTCCGCCGCACAGTTGGAAAACGTGCACGCCTTCGCCCCGAGCGTCGCGGTGATCACCAACATCCAGCCCGAACACCGCAACCTGTACTCCTGGCAGACCTACCACCGCATCAAAGCGGAGATCTTGCGCCGCCACACCGACGCGAGCGCCACCGTCGTCTCCTACGACGACCCCACAGCCCGGGGCCTGGTCACCGCCGTCCCCGGGCGCCTCCTCTACACGAGCGCCCTCGGCCCCCTGCCCGCAAGCCTCGACGGCGTGTACGTCGAAAACGGGTACGTCCTCGCGCGTGAAGACGGTCGTGAACGGGCCCTGCTCACCGTGGCCGACCTCTCGGCCCGCGGTGTCCTGGCCAACGTCGTCTCGGCAGCAGCCGCAGTGATTCTGTGGGGGGTCGGTGACCGGGCCATCGCCGAAGCCGCGCGCGCCTACCGGGGCAAGGAACACGTCCTGGAGTTCGTCGCCGAGCGCTCGGGCATCGCCTTCTACAACGACGCCAAGGCCACCAACCCGTACTCGACGCTCCACGCCGTCAGCGCGTTCGAGGACCGTCCTCTCGTCCTGATCGCGGGGGGCAAGGACACGAAGGACGCCGACTTCACCGCGCTCGCGGCCCCCACCATGCGCCGCGTCCGCCACCTCGTCCTCTTCGGCGAGACCGCCGGAGCTATCCACCGTGCCCTCACCGACGGCGGCCTCGACCTGCCCACCACCGTCACCGAGGACTTCACGGACGCCACCGCCACCGCGCGCACGCTGGCCCGGCCCGGCGACGCGGTCCTGTTCAGCCCCGGCACCCACACCTGGGACATGACCCCCGACTACCTCACCCGCGGCGTCCTCTTCAAGCAGCTCGTCCTCAGCTGA
- a CDS encoding cytochrome P450 family protein yields the protein MTEPTAHGPYSAYTAARSACPVQFVSSGPTGRSSYLVTGYSEARQALGDARLSKDTAAFFAGKGSSRALHPALAHHMLASDPPEHTRLRKLVTGAFTTGAAAELRPAITRITNELLDRWTPDEPFDFVAGLAGPLPVTVICELLGVPDEDRPSIRRWSAELFAAAAPDVIDAASHSLATYMTELVASKRAHPGTALLDRLIAAHDGHDALTEDELVSLAVLLLVAGHETSTNFLGNALLALLLHPVAKEHLREHPDRIPSALDELLRFDSPVSTATFRFTTEPVTLGGTEIPAGRPVHIALGAANRDPARFPAPDTLDLDRDAAGHLAFGHGIHRCLGAPLAKAEAEIALGAVLRRFPAIRLAVPPEHVRWRRTRLVRGPESLPVLHSGSEGVARPRPCD from the coding sequence ATGACCGAACCCACAGCCCACGGCCCGTACTCCGCCTACACAGCAGCCCGCTCCGCCTGCCCCGTGCAATTCGTCTCCTCCGGGCCGACCGGCAGAAGCAGTTACCTGGTCACCGGCTACTCCGAGGCCCGGCAGGCCCTCGGTGACGCCCGGCTGTCAAAGGACACGGCCGCCTTCTTCGCGGGCAAGGGATCAAGCCGCGCCCTTCACCCGGCCCTGGCGCACCACATGCTCGCCAGCGATCCACCCGAGCACACCAGGCTGCGCAAACTCGTGACCGGGGCGTTCACCACCGGAGCCGCCGCCGAACTCCGTCCGGCGATCACCCGGATCACCAACGAGCTGCTCGACCGCTGGACGCCCGACGAGCCCTTCGACTTCGTCGCCGGCCTCGCGGGCCCCCTGCCCGTCACCGTGATCTGCGAGCTGCTCGGCGTCCCGGACGAGGACCGGCCCAGCATCCGGCGTTGGTCCGCCGAACTCTTCGCGGCAGCCGCGCCCGACGTCATCGACGCGGCCTCGCACTCCCTCGCGACGTACATGACCGAACTCGTCGCGTCGAAACGCGCACACCCCGGTACCGCCCTGCTGGACCGCCTCATCGCCGCCCACGACGGGCACGACGCACTGACCGAGGACGAACTCGTCTCCCTCGCCGTGCTGCTTCTCGTCGCAGGCCACGAGACGTCCACCAACTTCCTCGGCAACGCCCTCTTGGCGCTCCTCCTTCACCCAGTGGCGAAGGAGCACCTTCGCGAGCACCCCGACCGAATCCCGTCCGCGCTCGACGAACTGCTCCGCTTCGACTCCCCGGTAAGCACCGCCACGTTCCGCTTCACCACCGAGCCCGTCACGCTCGGCGGCACGGAGATCCCCGCGGGCCGCCCCGTCCACATCGCACTTGGCGCCGCCAACCGCGACCCCGCCCGCTTCCCGGCCCCGGACACCCTCGACCTCGACCGCGACGCCGCGGGACACCTCGCCTTCGGCCACGGCATCCACCGCTGCCTCGGCGCCCCACTCGCGAAAGCGGAGGCCGAAATCGCCCTGGGGGCGGTACTGCGCCGCTTCCCCGCCATCCGCCTCGCCGTCCCCCCCGAGCACGTCCGCTGGCGCCGGACCCGCCTCGTCCGCGGCCCGGAGTCGCTTCCGGTCCTGCACAGCGGATCGGAGGGCGTGGCGCGCCCTCGTCCCTGCGATTGA
- a CDS encoding MAB_1171c family putative transporter yields MDALFLGMGSLLIVGAAYWSVGRGTPRPTGTWAMSALLTAFALAFFSYAPSVQNTVENAVPHVARLLSNVASVCAATAVLAVIFQLDLEPVEARGRIRRRLLLLAASVAAMTALFAAEEALDRPRLRALYLLVFVSHLGFAAMDFLLQAVRQSQSARRASVRVGLRIAAVGCLFALVYVAYKIVRLVSTAVGVGLVHHTECSSPVSGTCAFSVTAPALAVLLIGVGLTLPAIAYPISHTRRIRWETRSLAALEPLWHDMTAVMPHIVLDDSAFADASAFADASAFADASAFADDSDYLLHRRVVEISDGILALRPYRSRAVRESAERIYTADTDESAAAVEAALVRAALAAFNAELPPVELAPPSPRALAQTDLRGEAKWLVLVARAYNRQTGPVADDGEPRPVGA; encoded by the coding sequence ATGGACGCTCTCTTTCTCGGCATGGGCTCCCTCCTCATAGTGGGCGCCGCCTACTGGTCCGTCGGCCGAGGAACTCCACGGCCGACCGGAACATGGGCCATGAGCGCCCTCCTGACCGCCTTCGCCCTGGCCTTCTTCTCCTACGCTCCGTCGGTCCAGAACACCGTCGAGAACGCGGTACCGCACGTGGCCCGTCTGCTGAGCAACGTGGCCTCCGTGTGTGCAGCCACCGCCGTGCTGGCCGTCATCTTCCAACTCGACCTGGAGCCGGTCGAGGCCAGAGGCAGGATTCGCCGACGCCTTCTGCTCCTCGCCGCCTCGGTCGCGGCGATGACCGCACTCTTCGCGGCGGAGGAGGCGTTGGATCGGCCGCGACTCCGCGCGCTCTACCTCCTCGTATTCGTTTCTCACCTCGGCTTCGCCGCCATGGACTTCCTCCTCCAAGCGGTGCGCCAGTCGCAATCAGCCCGTCGCGCGAGCGTCCGCGTCGGACTCCGGATCGCCGCCGTAGGTTGCCTGTTCGCGCTGGTATACGTCGCGTACAAGATCGTGAGGCTCGTCTCCACGGCCGTCGGCGTCGGTCTCGTCCACCACACCGAATGTTCCTCGCCCGTGAGCGGTACCTGCGCCTTCAGCGTCACCGCTCCCGCGCTCGCCGTACTCCTGATCGGCGTCGGCCTCACCCTGCCCGCTATCGCGTACCCGATCAGTCACACGCGGAGAATCCGTTGGGAGACGCGGTCTCTGGCCGCACTCGAACCCTTGTGGCATGACATGACGGCCGTGATGCCGCACATCGTCCTGGACGACTCCGCCTTCGCAGACGCCTCCGCCTTCGCAGACGCCTCCGCCTTCGCAGACGCCTCCGCCTTCGCGGACGACTCCGACTACCTTCTTCACCGGCGTGTCGTCGAGATAAGCGACGGCATTCTCGCCCTGCGCCCCTACCGGTCTCGCGCGGTACGGGAGAGCGCGGAGCGCATCTACACAGCCGACACGGACGAGAGCGCCGCGGCCGTAGAAGCAGCGCTCGTCAGGGCAGCCCTGGCCGCATTCAACGCCGAACTGCCGCCCGTCGAACTAGCCCCGCCGTCGCCCCGAGCCCTCGCCCAGACCGACCTGCGTGGAGAGGCGAAGTGGCTCGTTCTCGTTGCCCGCGCCTACAACCGCCAGACCGGCCCCGTCGCCGACGACGGTGAGCCTCGACCCGTAGGAGCCTGA
- a CDS encoding helix-turn-helix transcriptional regulator, whose protein sequence is MDAGHEQGAKALDAESLPELLRSWRRRLSPRAFPGLRAAGRRASGLTQRDVARLVGVSERWYGTLERGRQAGYSAEVLDRLATVLRLSRPERNALYMKTVGHPPAPPAAADARAAVEMDEALQRFLDNQAPNPAYVTDLAWNIIGVNAPLTRWFPWAAHRANLMRWALLDPEAREQLVDWEETWAHSYLGQIRYERARYPRDESLSQLEREVRAGSPFVRAIWEQGELVEHTDGKLARLRLPYHQGREIAVRIISFRPMRTDLLRVIVLMQEGQPGVEGQP, encoded by the coding sequence ATGGATGCGGGGCACGAGCAAGGCGCGAAGGCGCTCGACGCGGAATCGCTTCCTGAACTGCTGCGATCGTGGCGGCGGCGCCTCAGCCCTCGCGCTTTCCCGGGGTTGCGGGCCGCCGGGCGCAGGGCCTCGGGCTTGACGCAGCGCGATGTGGCACGGCTGGTCGGCGTGAGTGAGCGCTGGTACGGAACCCTGGAGCGTGGTAGGCAGGCGGGGTACTCCGCCGAGGTCCTCGACCGACTGGCCACCGTGCTGCGACTGAGCCGTCCCGAGCGCAACGCGCTGTACATGAAGACGGTGGGTCATCCGCCGGCGCCTCCGGCGGCAGCGGACGCGCGGGCGGCGGTTGAGATGGACGAAGCGCTGCAGCGGTTCCTGGACAATCAGGCCCCCAATCCCGCCTACGTCACAGACCTCGCGTGGAACATCATCGGGGTGAACGCCCCCCTCACGCGATGGTTCCCGTGGGCCGCGCATCGGGCCAATCTCATGCGGTGGGCCCTTCTCGACCCCGAGGCGCGCGAGCAGCTCGTGGACTGGGAGGAGACCTGGGCGCACTCGTACCTCGGGCAGATTCGCTACGAGCGGGCTCGGTACCCCCGTGACGAAAGTCTGTCGCAACTGGAGCGCGAGGTCCGCGCTGGATCGCCTTTCGTGCGGGCAATCTGGGAGCAGGGCGAGCTGGTCGAGCACACGGACGGGAAACTGGCCCGGCTCCGATTGCCCTATCACCAAGGCCGCGAAATCGCTGTTCGCATCATCAGCTTCCGTCCCATGCGCACCGATCTGCTCCGCGTGATCGTGCTGATGCAGGAGGGTCAACCCGGCGTGGAGGGCCAACCCTGA
- a CDS encoding helix-turn-helix transcriptional regulator encodes MTETNAARSFAELLDYLFREVHPKGRGPYTYAEVSQRIRESSDIAISASAIQQLRTGINTNPKMQTIRSLASFFGVSPAYFFDEEEAERQRAEIQVLAAMRDRDVRNVALRANGLSASSLQMLATVIDQARKLEGMPEDVENPGLLDD; translated from the coding sequence ATGACGGAGACGAACGCCGCGCGGTCGTTCGCGGAGCTGCTGGACTACCTGTTCCGCGAAGTGCACCCCAAGGGGCGCGGCCCGTACACATACGCAGAGGTCTCACAACGCATCCGTGAGTCCTCCGACATCGCCATCTCCGCAAGCGCGATCCAGCAGCTTCGCACCGGGATCAACACCAACCCGAAGATGCAGACCATCCGTTCGTTGGCCAGCTTCTTCGGTGTGAGCCCCGCGTATTTCTTCGATGAGGAGGAGGCGGAGCGGCAGCGTGCCGAGATCCAGGTCCTGGCCGCCATGCGTGACCGGGATGTGCGGAACGTCGCCCTGCGAGCAAACGGGCTGAGCGCGTCGAGCCTGCAGATGCTCGCCACCGTCATTGACCAGGCGCGCAAACTGGAGGGAATGCCCGAGGACGTCGAGAACCCCGGACTTCTCGACGACTAG